A window of Candidatus Epulonipiscium sp. genomic DNA:
CCACTGCATGGGATAAGGCTGAAATAAAAATATCACAAACAGGAGAAGTGGTAATAATAGGAGGCAACAAGCTAACTTTTGACTATGTATGGAATAAAGACGGATACCGATATACCTATAAAACTTCAAGTCTGGATTTTAAACAAACCATAGATATTTTAAACAGCTTTAGCAGAGTCGATACTCTATAAAGGAGATAATGGACGGCTATGCCAAAGATTATTCCAATTAGAGACTTGAAAAATACAAAAATTATTTATCTGTGGCTATGTTAACTGGAGAGATACTATAATCAGAATTATTTTAGTGTTATTATCTCAAATGTAACATTTTTATTTCGCAAAAACGGAATATATTATCTTAAAAAGTGTTATATAATGTGAAAATACGACGATAGATCTATTTTGATAGCCGCCCAAACCGCGATAAATTTTGAACGTTAATTGGCGATGTTCTACAGTTTAAATGAGCTTTCTATATAAAAGTTCAGATATTTATCGGGAAATGATAGCTCCTTTTAGAGGGACTATTACTAAAACAAAAAGAGTGTTGTACTTAAGTTTATGGTGCGGCACTTTTTTATTGCTTATAACCATGTCAATGGGATGGTATTCTATAATTAATATTTTCTTATATGTAAATTATGAGTGATAATCAATTCACGCACGATTTACGCACGGTCATAAATGAGAAATTTAAAATTATCAATATATAGTGATTGAAATCGTGTAATTAGTACTATATATAGTACTAATTTAGACAAATTAATTTCGTACATCAGTTCTCAAAGAGATAAGATTTTTAATATTAAAATTAAGGAGTCACAGAGATGTGGCTCTTTTTATTTTGATTAAAACATACTATTAAATTAATATAATTGATAAATAAATTGTTTTATGTTGTATTGTGGGTAATATCATAATTTACTAAAGATGGAGAATATTTTAAAATTGAACCCGAGACATTTTCATACGGAATATATAGGAGCTTTTTTATTATAATAAGTTAAACATATTGACTCTGTGATAAAATAGTGATAAAATAATGATAGAAAAATGATGAATTATAGTATAGTGAGGTGAAAGTATGATTCAGATCAGACCTGTATCAGATTTAAGAAATAAGTTCCCGGAAATTGAAGATATGGTTATAAGAGAAGGACAGCCAGTGTATCTTACAAAGAATGGATATGGTTCTATGGTCGCATTAAGCCTGGAAAGATATGCTGAATTAACAGATGGAATAGAATTTAAGTTGGATGAAGCAGATAAAGAAGCAGATTTAACTGATACCAGATATACTCATGATGAAGTTTTTTCAAGAGTGAGGGAAAGAATAAATGCTGGAAAGTAAATATACTTTAAGGTACCTTCCTAAATATGTAGAAGATCTTAATGAAATTGTTGACTATATTGTACTTAAACTTTATAGTCCTGGAAGTGCAATTAATTTAGTTAATAAGATTGAAAAGGCAATATTGGAGAGATCGTACTGTCCATTAGCCTTTGAGCCATTTAAATCTAACAGAAAAAGAAAACATCAATATTATCGAATCTATGTAGATAATTTTGTAGTTTATTATGTCGTTATTGATGGTATAATGGAAGTTAGAAGAATAGTATACAAATCAAGAGATGCAGATCTAGTAATTGAATAGTTAAACATTAAATTTAATTTCGTAAAAATTTAAAATATAAATTTTAAGTAATTTGATCCCACGCAAGATTCTAATATTAAAATGAAGGAGTCACAGAAATGTGGCTCTATTTATGTTATGCGAAATAATCATTGACAATTTGGTTTATTGGGTATAGACTTATAATATAAGGTCTATACCCAATAAACCAAGGAGGGTTATCATGAAGTATTATAAACTTGCAGAAACTGAAGAAAAATTTGCTGAATTAATCTGGAATAACGAACCGGTTGGTTCAGGCGACCTTGTGAAATTGAGTGAAAAAGAAATGAATTGGAAAAAGTCTACGACATATACAGTACTAAAAAAATTGTGTGAAAAAGGCATCTTTCAAAATAAGAACGCTGTAGTTTCATCTCTAATCACAAAGGATGAATATTATGCAAATCAAAGTATACGTTTTGTTGAGGATACTTTTGGAGGGTCATTGCCAAAGTTTCTGACATCTTTTATTAGTGGGAAGAAATTAAGTAATCATCAAGCGGAAGAGTTGAAAAGATTGATTGATGAGCACAAGGAGGTGTAGCAATGAGTGAATTATTTCTTACTGTTTTAAATATGAGCCTTACAGCAGGTTATGTAATCATTTTTGTAATACTTATCAGGCTGCTACTCAAAAAAGCTCCAAAGGTTATCTCCTATGCCTTATGGGGTGTGGCCGCTTTTCGCCTTATAATTCCATTCTCCTTTGAAAGCATGTTTAGTCTTATGCCACGAAATACGAATGTTGTACCAATCCCTCATGATATCATCTATCAGCAAAGTCCACAGGTTAACAGTGGGATAGGAGTAGTTGACTCATTAATAAACAACTCACTTCCCGTACCGACTGTTGGAGCAAGTGCAAATCCACTCCAGATTTACGTGGAAATAGGAGCATACATCTGGGTTTTAGGTATAATAGCATTGCTTGTGTATAGTTTTGTATCTATTTTGATCTTAAAGAGACAGCTTAAAAGTTCACAATTAATAGAGCAGAATATCTTCGAAGCTAAGAATTTGAAAACGCCATTTGTGCTTGGATTAATAAAACCTAAGATATATTTACCGGTTGGGCTGAACGCTACCGAAAGAAGCTATATTTTGCTACATGAACAGACCCATATCCACCGAAAAGACCACATGATTAAAGTGTTAGCTTTCCTAACATTGTCTGTGCACTGGTTCAATCCCCTTGTATGGATTGCGTTTATATTAATGAGTAAGGATATGGAACTATCCTGTGACGAGAGAGTACTGAAAGAAATGAATGAAGATATTAAAAAGCCTTATGCTAATTCATTATTGTCGCTTGCTAGCGGAAAGCATATTTTAAATGGTAGCCCTCTTGCTTTTGGTGAGGGAAATTTAAAAGGGAGAATTAAAAACGTGTTAAATTATAAAAGACCAAGGTTTTGGATAATCGTTTTTTCAATTGTGATTGTGACAATAGTTGGAATTGGACTAATGGCAGATCCCAAAGCTGCACCTAGTGACAAGTCAATTATAAACAACACTAATGATGTTCCAAAAATTACTGTTAAGACACAACAAGGTAACGACAGTAATCTTAAAACTACTGAAGACAAACATCAGATAATAGATATTATAAATTATTTTAATAGTTTAGATTTAAAAAAGACAACTAAAGATGTTGGTCGATATAACGGGATGTCTTATATTATAACAATTTATTATAGTAATGGCACAAGTGTGGAATATGTTCATTTTGGGAATAAGTTTTTTAAAGAATCTGGCGGTGACTGGTATGAGATACCTTACAATCAAGCTAAAGAATTCGAGAATATTTATAATGCTTTATCTTCTAGTTTTAAGAAGCCTGAACAAAATAAGGATGCCAATTTTGATACTCAAATTAGTTCTGAAGTTGAAAGTAAACTTGATATCATTATGTCCTCGCCAAAAACTTCTTCCAATCCGCAGGATTATATCAATGCTCATAAGAACGAATATGAATACTTCTTCAAGTATGGTGGTGAAGATGCCTTGCAGTACATGCTAACCCAGTTTGAAGTTGGCAATGTAGAAGGGCTGCGTGGGCAAATTATGATGCAATTGTGCAAGGAACTTTTGGGATCACGAAATAATGTTACTGATGACTCACTGTCTCCTCAAGAATGGTACGATGCCCTATCCATACGTCAGGAGGTTATACTTCCAAATTATGAGTATGACGGTCAAGACACAATTGAAAAGCTAGTCTATGATACTGAAATTGAAATGGACTCAGCTTCTAATAAAAGAGGCGGTTTCATAATTGTTGCGCCAAAAGTATTTGGAAGCTATGAGGAAGAAGATAGTCTAAAGGTTTTTGTGACCACTTATAGCGCAAGGTATAAACTTTTTGGTAGCACTTTATCAAAAGAAGGTGGTAGTATCATTCCGGCGGCAATCACCTATCGTAAAGATGATACCGGCAGATATATATTGGAGAAATATGAGCAAGCGCGAGATGGCTCGGAATTTGGTCCATCCATCAGGGAATATTGCACGATGCCAATATCCGGCAAAGAAATAAAAGGTCTTGCAGATAAAATTTTTAAGCATTATACAGATTATGATGATATCCGAACCATGCTGTATGAAAACCTGTATAAGCATTTAAAGAAAAGTGGTATTACAGACGTTACGCTTACCAATTCTCGAGGTGAGGTTGAGTTTTACATGGGTGATCCGAAATATAAACCTTGAATTTACACACGATTTACGCACGGTTGGAAATGGAAAAAATGAAATGCGCAATATATAGTGTTGGAGGTCTTGGTATTGGTACTATATATTGTGCGTCTGAGAAAAATTAATTCCGTACATCAGTTACGTAAGAGATAATATTATCAAAAATGAAAATCCCTCAAACTATTATGTTTGGGGGATTTTTATCATCGGGTATCATCGGGGACGGTTCCTAATGGTTCTTTATTGGGGCACCGTTAATTTAAATCGAAGATTAAGGATATATAGGGTCATAGTTACAAACTATGGGAGAAGATAGGAAATAGGAATTACATTATAGCAAGGACTTGTGATACTATCTTAGCATAGAATAACGAAAGGTAGATTACTATGCATACATCTGAATTATTTAAAACAAAAAGGGTTTTATCATTTGAGATATTTCCGCCTAAGCGAACAGGTTCTATAAACACGATTTATGATACGGTAGACGAATTAAAAGAACTTAACCCTGATTTCATAAGTGTAACATACGGGGCAGGGGGAAGTAAAAGTAACTCGGATACACTTAAAATAGCCTCCGATATTAAGAATAAATATGGGATTGAAAGTGTTGCTCACCTTCCTTGTATTAATCTTACGAAAAAAGATGTTCTCGAAATAATGGGGCATTTAGAGGATGCTAAAGTAGAAAATATACTTGCATTACGGGGGGACACAAATCCAAATATCACTCCAAAGAATGAGTTTAAGTATGCTAGTGATTTGATTTCATTTATAAAAGGAAATAGTAATTTTAATATTATAGCAGCTTGTTATCCAGAAGGGCATATCGAATCACCAACGGTTGTTGAAGATATTCATAATCTAAAAGTTAAGGTAGATGCAGGTGTAAACCAATTGATAACTCAATTATTTTTTGATAATGAATACTTTTATTCATTTTTAGAACGAATTAATATTGCAGGAATTAATGTTCCAATACAGGCTGGTATTATGCCGGTTGTAAACAAGAAGCAGATTGAACGTATGGTTACTCTTTGTGGTGTTAATCTTCCTAAGAAATTTTTATCGATTATGAATAAATACGAAAATAATCCAAAGGCATTGAGAGATGCTGGAATTGCTTATGCAATTGACCAGATAGTGGACTTGATAGCTCAAGGAGTTGATGGGATACACTTATACACGATGAATAATCCATATATTGCCCATAGAATTTATGAAGCTATACATACCTTAGTGGTTTCGTAATAAAATGCCTCTGTTTAATTAAAATCAGAGATATTTTCCTATTTTATCTTATATCCATATTCACAAATTACTTTTTTTAGTTTTGATATATAATCAAGGGCTAACAAGCTAAGATGGGATTTTTCATTGGTAATCCATCCAATGCGCATTCGTTCATCTGTTATAAGGGGTACAGCAATTATGTTTTCTCCATTAAGGTCACTACTTAAAACCCCTGAACAAATTGTATATCCATTTAACCCAATTAACAGATTGAAAAGTGTAGCACGATCACTAACATAGATGGTTTTCTTTCGGGGAATAGTACTTAGGATTTCTTCTGAAAAATAAAAAGAATTATATTCGCCTTGTTCAAATGCCAAGAAAGGATAACTATCCAAATCTTCAAGGGTGATAGATAGATTTTTAGCAAGGGGATGTTTTGAACTGATAAAAACATGGGGCTCAGCTTCAAAAAGAAGGTTGAATACTAAATGATTTTCTTTTAAGAGCTTATAAAGAACTTTTTCATTGAAATCACTAAAATATAGAATCCCAATCTCGCTGCGAAAATTTTTGACATCTTCAATAATTTCATGGGTCCTCGTTTCTCGAAGTATAAATTCATATTCATCTACATTCAAATCTAAAAGTAATTCAACAAAAGCATTAACGGCAAAAGCATAATGTTGGGTGGATATTGAGCAAAGCTGCTTTGATGGTTTTTTTTGTTTATAACGCTGTTCCATAAGCTCTGTTTGTTCAATAATCTGGCGGGCATAAGATAGAAACTCGGTACCATCAATAGTCAAGGATGTACCCTTAGTAGTTCGGTAAAATATCTCTATTTTCAATTCTTTTTCAAGTTCTTTAACAGCAGTCGATAGACTGGGTTGTGTGATAAAAAGTTGTTTAGCAGCTTCAGTTATTGAACCACATTCAACAATTTTAATAATATATTTAAGTTGTTGTAGAGTCATAATATCACCCTTGTCATAGCTCTTTTCTATGATTGTATACCACCTTTATAGAATAATCAATTAAATCCTATAAAGTGATTTGACCTTAGATTGGTACCAAGATAGTTATTAGTTTTTTATATTTAGATTGTAGCTTGGGAATTGATTTTGACAAGAAAGCTATTGTGTAATATACTTATATCGTTTTTAGTATATTAGAAAGTTTGGGAGAGATAATATGAAAAGATTTAATGTAGTTTTCTTACTGATAATGGTTTCTATATTGGCGGTAGGATGTAGTAGTGGCAGTGCGGTGAATGGTAAAGGTAATACACCAGATAAAATAATCATTCAGGCACCGATTGCACCCCCTACATCTCCATTGGTTAAAATAGTAGAAGATAAAATGTTAGGGGATAAAGTAGAATTCATTTTGTATAAAAATGTAGAGGAAGCTACGACCCGTATTGCCCGTGGGGAAGCGGATTTTACAGTCCTTCCCGTTAATGTGTCCTCGAAATTATATAACAAGGAGGCAGATATATCCTTGCTTAATGTTAATACCTGGGGTATTTTGTATTTGCTTTCCCGAGACGGTAAAGTAAAGTCTTGGGAAGATTTAAAAGGTAAGGAGTTATTCGTAGGAGCCCAAGGCTCAAGTCCCGATGTTATTACTAGATATCTTCTTAGTAAAAATGGCATAGGTGATGATGATATAAGTATATCCTATGGTACTTCTCCTGAAATGCTCCAATGGACCATCGCAGGTAAAGCAGATATCGTTGTACTTCCTGAACCTTTAGCAACTCAAGGTCTTATGAAATCAGAGAATATGGAGATAGCTATGGATTACAGTAGTGAATGGGAAAAGGTTAATCAAGAAGGTAGTAGACTTCCACAAACAGGAATTGTTGTAAGAACTTCTTTTGCTAATGAATATCCAGAGATAGTAGAAAATTTTCAAAATGCCTATAAAACCGCTCTAGAGGCAGTTGTTAGTGATTCGGCATCAATATCTTCTTTGGTAGAAGAAAAGCTAGAAATACCATCTCAGGTTTTTGTAAATTCTATGACACGGACGAAATTGGAGTTTGTTACTGCGGAAGATGCAAGGGCCGATGTGGAAATTTATCTTAATGCCCTAAATGAGATATCGAAGGATATGATAGGAGGCAAATTACCTGATGAAGGATTTTATTATAAGAAATAAGAAGATAACTCTTCTTATTTCTATTTTTATATTTATAATTATTTGGCAGGTTCTTTCGATGCTCTTTAATCCTTTGATTATACCATCCCCCATGGAAACAACCAAAACCTTATTTATTTTAATGTATAAAAGGGAATTTTGGATGGACATTATTATTTCTATGGGAAGAGGACTTTTAGGGTTTTTGTTGGCTGTAATTATTGGGACCCCCTTGGGTTTTTTTATGGGATTAAGGGAAGAAATAGAAACATTTTTTCATCCGTTTTTAGTGTTGGCCCAAACAGCGCCTACGGTGTCATGGCTTATTCTTGGGTGGTTATGGTTTGGGACGGGGGATGGAGCCGCTGCTATTTTTATTATCTTTATTATAGTTATCCCTTTTATCATTGTAAATGTGATGCAGGGAACAAAGCAGCTAGATATTTCTTTGATGGAAATGGCGAAGGTTTATAAGCTCCCTTTAGGAAAGAAAATCTTTCATATATATATCCCACAGATTTTCCCTTATTTTATGGCAGGCTGTTCTATTGGTAGTGGCTTGACCTGGAAAGGGGTTGCCATGGCAGAGCTATTGACTGCTAGAACAGGGATTGGCGCTGCTATGGGGGTTGCTAGGATTAATCTTGAAATAGGACAAGTTTTTGTATGGACGGGGATTTTGGTCTTTCTTGGGCATGGATTTAGTAAATTGGTTAAGCATATAGAAGTGACAGTTACAAGAAAATGGTGGTGAAATTATGATTAGAAATTTATCGAAAAGCTTTAATGATACTATTGTATTTCAGGACTTTTCCCTTGATATAGGCTTTGGGAAAATATACTGCATACTTGGGCCTTCGGGTTGCGGAAAAACAACTCTTCTTAGGATGATTGCAGAACTTGAAACCTATGACAAAGGCAGTATAGATTTAAGGGGAAAGAGTGTAAGTTATATTTTTCAGGAATCTAGACTACTTCCTTGGAAAACTGTTAAATCAAATTTGGAATTAGTTTGTTCCAAAAAGGAAATGAAAAAAATAGATGAATACTTAGAGATTATGGAGCTTAAGGACTACTCTAATTCCTATCCAAGAGAATTAAGTGGCGGAATGAAACAAAGGGTTTCGATTATTAGGGCATTTATATATTCCCATGATATTTTACTTATGGATGAACCCTTTCAGGCCTTAGATATAAAACTAAAAGAAAAACTTTTAAAGGAGGTTTATATCTTACATAAAGAAGTCAATAATACAATTATATCCGTAACTCATGATATAGAAGAAG
This region includes:
- the metF gene encoding methylenetetrahydrofolate reductase [NAD(P)H], which encodes MHTSELFKTKRVLSFEIFPPKRTGSINTIYDTVDELKELNPDFISVTYGAGGSKSNSDTLKIASDIKNKYGIESVAHLPCINLTKKDVLEIMGHLEDAKVENILALRGDTNPNITPKNEFKYASDLISFIKGNSNFNIIAACYPEGHIESPTVVEDIHNLKVKVDAGVNQLITQLFFDNEYFYSFLERINIAGINVPIQAGIMPVVNKKQIERMVTLCGVNLPKKFLSIMNKYENNPKALRDAGIAYAIDQIVDLIAQGVDGIHLYTMNNPYIAHRIYEAIHTLVVS
- a CDS encoding type II toxin-antitoxin system Phd/YefM family antitoxin → MIQIRPVSDLRNKFPEIEDMVIREGQPVYLTKNGYGSMVALSLERYAELTDGIEFKLDEADKEADLTDTRYTHDEVFSRVRERINAGK
- a CDS encoding LysR family transcriptional regulator, producing MTLQQLKYIIKIVECGSITEAAKQLFITQPSLSTAVKELEKELKIEIFYRTTKGTSLTIDGTEFLSYARQIIEQTELMEQRYKQKKPSKQLCSISTQHYAFAVNAFVELLLDLNVDEYEFILRETRTHEIIEDVKNFRSEIGILYFSDFNEKVLYKLLKENHLVFNLLFEAEPHVFISSKHPLAKNLSITLEDLDSYPFLAFEQGEYNSFYFSEEILSTIPRKKTIYVSDRATLFNLLIGLNGYTICSGVLSSDLNGENIIAVPLITDERMRIGWITNEKSHLSLLALDYISKLKKVICEYGYKIK
- a CDS encoding ABC transporter permease subunit, with product MKDFIIRNKKITLLISIFIFIIIWQVLSMLFNPLIIPSPMETTKTLFILMYKREFWMDIIISMGRGLLGFLLAVIIGTPLGFFMGLREEIETFFHPFLVLAQTAPTVSWLILGWLWFGTGDGAAAIFIIFIIVIPFIIVNVMQGTKQLDISLMEMAKVYKLPLGKKIFHIYIPQIFPYFMAGCSIGSGLTWKGVAMAELLTARTGIGAAMGVARINLEIGQVFVWTGILVFLGHGFSKLVKHIEVTVTRKWW
- a CDS encoding type II toxin-antitoxin system RelE/ParE family toxin, whose amino-acid sequence is MESKYTLRYLPKYVEDLNEIVDYIVLKLYSPGSAINLVNKIEKAILERSYCPLAFEPFKSNRKRKHQYYRIYVDNFVVYYVVIDGIMEVRRIVYKSRDADLVIE
- a CDS encoding ABC transporter ATP-binding protein, whose protein sequence is MIRNLSKSFNDTIVFQDFSLDIGFGKIYCILGPSGCGKTTLLRMIAELETYDKGSIDLRGKSVSYIFQESRLLPWKTVKSNLELVCSKKEMKKIDEYLEIMELKDYSNSYPRELSGGMKQRVSIIRAFIYSHDILLMDEPFQALDIKLKEKLLKEVYILHKEVNNTIISVTHDIEEALFLGDEIIMLSQKPGEIIDRITIDIPREKRANNKEISFLKEKILKF
- a CDS encoding BlaI/MecI/CopY family transcriptional regulator, whose protein sequence is MKYYKLAETEEKFAELIWNNEPVGSGDLVKLSEKEMNWKKSTTYTVLKKLCEKGIFQNKNAVVSSLITKDEYYANQSIRFVEDTFGGSLPKFLTSFISGKKLSNHQAEELKRLIDEHKEV
- a CDS encoding ABC transporter substrate-binding protein; amino-acid sequence: MKRFNVVFLLIMVSILAVGCSSGSAVNGKGNTPDKIIIQAPIAPPTSPLVKIVEDKMLGDKVEFILYKNVEEATTRIARGEADFTVLPVNVSSKLYNKEADISLLNVNTWGILYLLSRDGKVKSWEDLKGKELFVGAQGSSPDVITRYLLSKNGIGDDDISISYGTSPEMLQWTIAGKADIVVLPEPLATQGLMKSENMEIAMDYSSEWEKVNQEGSRLPQTGIVVRTSFANEYPEIVENFQNAYKTALEAVVSDSASISSLVEEKLEIPSQVFVNSMTRTKLEFVTAEDARADVEIYLNALNEISKDMIGGKLPDEGFYYKK